One segment of Fuscovulum ytuae DNA contains the following:
- the ubiA gene encoding 4-hydroxybenzoate octaprenyltransferase has protein sequence MTQPPNFPEVERPVGTVADAPRGNWVDTLAPAATRPYLRLSRADRPIGTWLLLIPCLWAIALAAAATGGFTALDLWLATSSAVGAFLMRGAGCTWNDITDRDFDAAVARTRSRPIPSGQVTVKQALFWMVAQALVAAAILFTYHPLAIALGVGSLALVAIYPFAKRFTWWPQAFLGLAFNWGALLLWAAHSGSLSLAPLFLYAAGFVWTLFYDTIYAHQDKEDDALIGVRSTARLFGQNTGKWLAAFLVATVCLMAAAAITALLPLASPLPLLIALMGAWAMGAHMLWQMRRVDIDDPAACLAIFRSNRDAGLIAALFLAAAALL, from the coding sequence ATGACCCAACCGCCCAATTTTCCAGAGGTCGAACGACCCGTCGGAACCGTCGCCGATGCCCCGCGCGGCAATTGGGTCGATACGCTGGCCCCTGCCGCCACCCGCCCCTATCTGCGCCTCTCGCGCGCTGACAGGCCGATCGGCACATGGCTCCTTCTGATCCCTTGCCTATGGGCCATCGCGCTGGCCGCCGCCGCGACGGGCGGCTTCACGGCGCTGGACCTCTGGCTTGCCACCTCCTCGGCTGTTGGTGCCTTCCTGATGCGCGGCGCGGGCTGCACATGGAACGACATTACCGACCGCGACTTCGACGCAGCCGTCGCCCGCACCCGGTCCCGCCCCATCCCATCCGGCCAAGTCACGGTAAAACAGGCCCTTTTCTGGATGGTGGCACAGGCGCTTGTCGCAGCCGCGATCCTTTTCACCTATCACCCGCTGGCCATCGCCCTTGGCGTGGGGTCCCTCGCCCTTGTCGCCATCTACCCCTTCGCCAAACGCTTCACATGGTGGCCGCAGGCCTTTCTCGGCCTCGCCTTCAACTGGGGCGCGCTCCTCCTCTGGGCCGCGCATTCGGGCAGCCTCTCGCTCGCCCCCCTGTTCCTTTACGCGGCGGGCTTCGTCTGGACGCTTTTCTACGACACGATTTATGCCCATCAGGACAAAGAGGATGACGCCCTGATCGGCGTCCGCTCCACCGCCCGCCTCTTCGGGCAGAACACGGGCAAATGGCTGGCGGCCTTCCTCGTGGCCACCGTCTGCCTGATGGCCGCCGCCGCCATCACGGCCCTTTTGCCGCTCGCCTCGCCCCTTCCCCTTCTCATCGCCCTGATGGGCGCTTGGGCCATGGGGGCGCATATGCTCTGGCAGATGCGGCGGGTGGATATCGACGATCCCGCCGCCTGCCTTGCCATTTTCCGCTCCAACCGCGACGCCGGTCTGATCGCTGCGCTGTTTCTTGCCGCCGCCGCGCTGCTTTGA
- a CDS encoding DUF805 domain-containing protein produces MNMIEAVKTVFSNYATFSGRARRSEYWWFFLFNMIVSALLALLFGNGHGMGMGGGGMINSLWSLAVLLPSLAVGARRLHDIDRAGWWLLIGFIPLIGWLILIYWFATKGTLGTNRFGPDPLAA; encoded by the coding sequence ATGAACATGATCGAGGCCGTCAAGACCGTCTTTTCCAACTACGCCACCTTCTCCGGCCGCGCCCGGCGGTCGGAATATTGGTGGTTCTTCCTCTTCAACATGATCGTCTCGGCGCTTCTTGCCCTGCTCTTCGGGAACGGGCACGGCATGGGCATGGGCGGCGGCGGCATGATCAACTCGCTCTGGTCGCTCGCCGTGCTCCTGCCCTCGCTCGCCGTCGGCGCGCGTCGCCTGCATGACATCGACCGGGCGGGATGGTGGCTGCTGATCGGCTTCATCCCGCTCATTGGCTGGCTGATCCTGATCTACTGGTTCGCGACCAAGGGCACGCTCGGCACCAACCGCTTCGGCCCCGACCCGCTCGCTGCGTAA
- a CDS encoding glutamate--cysteine ligase, producing the protein MSIPQSGGGPIESFSQLAEFMESGCKSKDLWRIGTEHEKFGWLTDTRRPLPYDGERSINALFAGLAAKFGWEPVREGENVIGLTRNGANISLEPGGQFELSGAAFASLKETDDELRNHLDEVRSLAEPLGIRFMGIGAAPEWRHEDMPVMPKGRYRLMTDYMGKVGTHGTQMMYRTSTVQVNLDYASETDMVKKMRVALALQPVATALFASSPFFEGKENGHKSWRSRIWRGLDDARTGMLPFAFDQGFGFQAYVDWVLDVPMYFVYRDGKYINALGQSFRDFLKGELPALPGEKPTLSDWADHMTTVFPEARVKRYIEMRGADCGDQAHLMALPAFWVGLMYDQTVLDAAWDLVKGLDAETREGLRVAASVQGLGGQAGGVRISDLARAAVALSQAGLAGRALGEERYLAPLVEAVESGVTQADRWLSLYRGDWGGDLSNIYQAASL; encoded by the coding sequence ATGTCGATTCCCCAATCCGGCGGCGGGCCGATCGAAAGCTTTTCCCAGCTGGCGGAATTCATGGAATCCGGCTGCAAATCCAAAGACTTGTGGCGGATCGGGACAGAACACGAAAAGTTCGGCTGGCTGACCGATACGCGCCGCCCGCTGCCCTATGATGGTGAACGATCCATTAACGCCCTGTTCGCGGGGTTGGCCGCAAAATTCGGCTGGGAACCCGTGCGGGAAGGCGAGAATGTTATCGGTTTGACACGGAACGGGGCGAATATCAGCCTTGAACCGGGCGGTCAGTTCGAACTGTCTGGCGCGGCCTTTGCCAGCCTGAAGGAAACCGATGACGAGTTAAGGAACCATCTCGACGAGGTGCGGTCCTTGGCGGAACCGCTGGGCATCCGGTTTATGGGGATCGGGGCTGCGCCGGAATGGCGGCATGAGGATATGCCGGTGATGCCCAAGGGGCGCTATCGGCTGATGACCGACTATATGGGCAAGGTCGGCACCCATGGCACGCAGATGATGTATCGGACATCGACGGTGCAGGTGAACCTCGACTATGCGTCGGAAACCGACATGGTGAAGAAGATGCGTGTGGCGCTGGCTTTGCAGCCCGTAGCGACCGCGCTGTTCGCGTCATCGCCATTCTTCGAGGGGAAGGAGAACGGGCACAAATCCTGGCGGTCGCGGATCTGGCGGGGCTTGGACGATGCGCGGACGGGGATGCTGCCTTTCGCCTTTGATCAGGGGTTCGGCTTTCAGGCCTATGTGGACTGGGTGCTGGATGTGCCAATGTATTTTGTCTATCGAGATGGCAAATATATCAATGCCTTGGGGCAATCCTTCCGGGATTTCCTGAAGGGGGAACTGCCTGCGCTGCCGGGGGAAAAGCCTACGCTTTCGGATTGGGCGGATCACATGACCACGGTCTTCCCCGAGGCGCGGGTGAAGCGGTATATCGAGATGCGCGGGGCCGATTGCGGGGATCAGGCGCATCTGATGGCGTTGCCTGCCTTCTGGGTCGGGTTGATGTATGACCAGACGGTGCTGGATGCGGCTTGGGACCTTGTGAAAGGGTTGGATGCCGAGACGCGTGAGGGGCTGCGGGTGGCGGCCTCGGTCCAGGGGCTTGGCGGGCAGGCGGGGGGCGTGCGGATTTCCGATCTGGCGCGGGCGGCGGTGGCCTTGTCGCAGGCGGGGTTGGCTGGGCGGGCCTTGGGCGAGGAGCGCTATCTTGCGCCGCTGGTCGAGGCGGTGGAGTCCGGCGTGACGCAGGCGGATCGCTGGCTGTCGCTTTATCGTGGGGACTGGGGCGGCGATCTTTCGAATATCTATCAGGCTGCGAGTCTTTGA
- the plsY gene encoding glycerol-3-phosphate 1-O-acyltransferase PlsY, giving the protein MPELTSPALMLLLTAALAYLLGSIPFGVVITRAMGLGDLRQIGSGNIGATNVLRTGNKPAAAATLILDAAKGGIAVLIARATVGDDAAQVAALASFLGHLFPVWLGFKGGKGVATFLGILLALTWPIGLLACATWAAAAALFRISSLSALAASALAPGYLAFAGYSDKVLLALLLAALVWFRHAENIRRLKAGTEPKIGKKTA; this is encoded by the coding sequence CTGCCCGAACTTACCTCGCCCGCGCTGATGCTCCTCCTGACAGCGGCACTGGCCTATCTTCTGGGCTCCATCCCCTTCGGCGTGGTCATCACCCGCGCCATGGGCCTTGGCGACCTGCGCCAGATCGGATCGGGCAATATCGGCGCAACCAATGTCCTGCGCACCGGAAACAAACCCGCCGCCGCCGCCACGCTGATCCTCGACGCGGCCAAAGGCGGCATCGCCGTCCTCATCGCCCGCGCGACCGTGGGCGATGATGCGGCACAGGTGGCCGCACTGGCCTCCTTCCTCGGCCATCTCTTCCCGGTCTGGCTTGGTTTCAAGGGCGGCAAAGGCGTGGCCACCTTCCTCGGCATCCTCCTCGCCCTCACCTGGCCCATCGGCCTTCTGGCCTGCGCCACTTGGGCGGCAGCGGCGGCCCTCTTCCGCATCTCCTCGCTCTCGGCCCTTGCCGCCTCGGCGCTCGCGCCCGGCTACCTCGCCTTCGCAGGCTATTCCGACAAGGTCCTCCTCGCCCTCCTCCTCGCCGCCCTCGTCTGGTTCCGCCACGCCGAGAACATCCGCCGCCTCAAGGCTGGCACCGAACCCAAGATCGGCAAGAAAACCGCCTGA
- a CDS encoding 16S rRNA (uracil(1498)-N(3))-methyltransferase, protein MDAKVRLYVEQPLAPGQAVALSGDQAHYLFSVMRLAKGAAVALFNGRDGEWRAEVAEAGKRGGVLVCDVQTKPLLMPPDLWLIFAPIKKARTDFIVEKAVELGVRRILPVQTRHTNSERIRQDRLQAHAVEAAEQCGGTYVPEVADLVALDRLLAGWDAGRRILWCDESRLGVSEGLAGEEPGPWAILIGPEGGFSDGEKAKLRGLPAVLPVSLGPRILRADTAAVAALTLWQAALGDWR, encoded by the coding sequence ATGGATGCGAAGGTTCGTCTTTATGTAGAGCAGCCCCTTGCGCCGGGGCAAGCCGTGGCCCTGAGCGGGGATCAGGCGCATTACCTGTTTTCGGTGATGCGGCTGGCCAAGGGGGCGGCGGTGGCATTGTTCAACGGGCGCGACGGGGAATGGCGGGCCGAGGTGGCCGAAGCGGGCAAGCGCGGCGGGGTGCTGGTCTGCGACGTGCAGACAAAGCCCCTGCTGATGCCGCCTGACCTGTGGCTGATCTTTGCGCCGATCAAGAAGGCGCGGACGGATTTCATCGTCGAGAAGGCGGTGGAGTTGGGGGTGCGGCGCATCCTGCCAGTGCAGACGCGACATACCAATTCCGAACGCATCAGGCAGGATCGTTTGCAGGCCCATGCCGTGGAGGCGGCAGAGCAGTGCGGTGGCACCTATGTGCCTGAAGTTGCTGATCTTGTTGCGCTTGATCGGCTGTTGGCGGGGTGGGACGCGGGGCGGCGTATCCTGTGGTGCGACGAGTCAAGGCTGGGGGTTTCCGAAGGGCTGGCGGGGGAAGAGCCGGGGCCGTGGGCCATTCTGATCGGGCCTGAGGGCGGGTTTTCCGATGGTGAAAAGGCGAAGCTGCGGGGACTGCCTGCGGTGCTGCCCGTCAGCCTTGGGCCGCGCATCCTGAGGGCGGATACTGCGGCGGTGGCGGCGCTGACGCTGTGGCAGGCGGCGCTGGGGGATTGGCGGTGA